The Streptomyces luteogriseus genome includes a window with the following:
- a CDS encoding GtrA family protein produces MPVLDSVTLRARDAIKGIWREAAKFGVVGALAFVVDNGGYNLLVFGLPGGAEGGVMRTAPVQASVIATTAAALFSWIGNRYWTYRGRHREKVTRELLLFLVANGVGLAITAGTVYASRHLLGLDSPLSDNTARIFGWVLATLFRFYAYRRYVFVAS; encoded by the coding sequence GTGCCGGTCCTCGACTCTGTGACGCTGCGTGCGCGTGACGCCATCAAGGGCATCTGGCGCGAGGCCGCCAAGTTCGGCGTCGTCGGGGCCCTGGCCTTCGTCGTCGACAACGGCGGCTACAACCTGCTCGTCTTCGGCCTGCCCGGCGGCGCGGAGGGCGGGGTGATGCGGACCGCTCCCGTGCAGGCGTCCGTCATCGCGACGACCGCGGCCGCGCTCTTCAGCTGGATCGGGAACCGCTACTGGACCTACCGCGGCCGCCACCGCGAGAAGGTGACCCGCGAGCTGCTGCTGTTCCTCGTCGCGAACGGCGTCGGGCTCGCCATCACCGCGGGCACGGTCTACGCCTCACGGCACCTGCTCGGGCTGGACTCACCGCTCAGCGACAACACCGCCCGCATCTTCGGCTGGGTGCTCGCGACCCTGTTCCGCTTCTACGCCTACCGGCGCTACGTCTTCGTCGCATCCTGA